A window of Apium graveolens cultivar Ventura chromosome 8, ASM990537v1, whole genome shotgun sequence contains these coding sequences:
- the LOC141678589 gene encoding 21 kDa protein-like, which yields MANLGVYYLFLVILSSYFMTNNIAESSVVTNSNNGATNFIRLSCRATLYPVLCFQSLSMYATKIQQNERQLAEAALSVSLAKARFTRMFVSKLTKVSGIRAREYRTVKDCIENMGDTVDQLSKSMKEMSHIRGRQDFMWHMSNVQTWVSAALTYENTCFDGFSGNFMEGNVKDAVKKRIVTVAQVTSNALALVNRFAERH from the coding sequence ATGGCAAATCTTGGTGTTTACTACTTGTTTCTTGTTATATTGTCAAGCTATTTCATGACTAATAATATTGCTGAGTCTTCTGTAGTCACTAACTCAAACAATGGTGCCACAAACTTCATCAGGCTTTCATGCAGAGCAACTCTGTATCCTGTCTTATGTTTCCAATCTCTCTCAATGTATGCCACTAAAATCCAACAGAACGAGCGCCAACTCGCAGAAGCAGCACTATCTGTAAGCCTAGCAAAGGCGAGGTTCACTCGAATGTTTGTGTCCAAATTGACTAAAGTGTCAGGAATAAGAGCCAGAGAGTACAGAACTGTCAAAGATTGTATTGAAAATATGGGAGATACAGTTGATCAGCTATCGAAATCCATGAAGGAGATGAGTCATATCCGGGGCCGTCAAGACTTCATGTGGCACATGAGCAATGTGCAGACATGGGTAAGTGCTGCTCTAACATATGAGAACACTTGTTTCGATGGCTTTTCTGGGAATTTTATGGAAGGAAATGTGAAGGATGCTGTAAAGAAAAGGATTGTTACTGTTGCACAAGTTACTAGTAATGCACTTGCACTTGTTAATAGGTTTGCTGAAAGACACTAA
- the LOC141678588 gene encoding legumain-like: MADYKLILVMLMSVILPFCNADWDGSRPRTGPLSQLDWTVQPATDADEHVEGSTWAVLVAGSNGYDNYRHQADVCHAYQILKKGGLKDENIVVFMFDDIAFNKLNPRKGVIINNPRGHDVYAGVPKDYTGKDLTAENLFAVILGDKSLVKGGSGKVVDSGPNDRIFIYYTDHGGPGILGLPDDKLLYAKDLIDVLKKKHKAGTYKEMVIYVEACDSGSIFEGLLPDNMNIYVQTASNATEDSYGAYCPKDFGTLPFKDHPPPREYRTCLGDLFSVSWMEDSETHNLKHESIEQQYQKVKTRTSGASHVMEYGTKEIHEEKVYLYQGFNPSFKSNLAETTMRMNAIDQREADILFLWAMYKSSPKNSDQRTEIMKQIRETMAQRRHVDDSISMIGKVLFETGNANSVLNSVRESGLPVVDDWDCLKSMVKTFEMHCGKLTQYGMKHTRAFANMCNNGVTSFEMEEACMTVCSK; the protein is encoded by the exons ATGGCTGATTATAAGCTGATTCTGGTAATGTTAATGTCTGTAATATTGCCATTTTGTAACGCTGATTGGGATGGTAGTAGACCCCGAACTGGACCGTTGAGCCAGTTAGACTGGACGGTACAGCCTGCTACCGATGCTGATGAGCACGTAGAAGGAAGCACTTGGGCGGTTCTTGTTGCTGGTTCAAATGGATACGATAATTATAGGCATCAG GCAGACGTGTGCCATGCATATCAGATACTGAAAAAAGGAGGACTTAAGGATGAGAACATTGTCGTGTTCATGTTTGACGATATTGCGTTTAATAAATTGAATCCAAGGAAAGGTGTTATTATAAACAATCCTCGCGGTCACGATGTTTATGCTGGCGTTCCTAAG GATTATACAGGGAAGGATTTGACAGCAGAAAACTTGTTTGCTGTGATTCTTGGTGACAAAAGCTTGGTTAAAGGTGGAAGCGGCAAAGTTGTAGACAGCGGACCAAATGATAGAATATTCATATACTACACAGACCATGGAGGCCCTGGAATACTCG GATTGCCGGATGACAAATTACTTTACGCAAAGGATCTCATTGACGTTTTAAAGAAGAAGCACAAGGCCGGGACATACAAAGAGATG GTCATATATGTAGAAGCATGTGACAGTGGCAGCATATTTGAAGGTTTGCTGCCGGATAATATGAACATTTACGTCCAGACAGCCTCAAATGCAACTGAGGATAGCTATGGAGCATATTGTCCCAAGGACTTTGGTACTCTTCCTTTTAAGGatcatcctccacctcgagaGTACAGAACTTGCTTAGGAGATTTGTTTAGTGTGTCTTGGATGGAGGACAG TGAGACTCATAATCTGAAGCATGAGAGTATTGAACAACAATACCAGAAG GTCAAGACACGAACATCTGGTGCATCTCATGTGATGGAGTACGGGACCAAGGAGATTCACGAGGAAAAGGTCTATCTCTATCAAGGTTTTAATCCTTCCTTTAAGAGTAACCTAGCTGAAACAACTATGCGGATGAATGCTATTGATCAGAGAGAAGCTGATATTCTCTTCTTGTGGGCAATG TACAAAAGTTCACCAAAAAATTCTGACCAGAGGACCGAAATAATGAAGCAAATTAGGGAGACTATGGCTCAAAGGAGACACGTGGATGATAGCATAAGCATGATAGGGAAGGTTTTGTTTGAAACTGGAAACGCCAATTCTGTTCTCAACTCCGTAAGGGAGTCAGGCTTACCCGTTGTCGACGACTGGGATTGCCTTAAATCAATG GTGAAAACGTTCGAGATGCATTGTGGAAAATTAACTCAATACGGGATGAAACATACGAGAGCATTTGCAAACATGTGCAACAATGGTGTCACCAGCTTTGAAATGGAGGAAGCTTGTATGACTGTTTGTAGCAAGTGA